In Candidatus Equadaptatus faecalis, the following are encoded in one genomic region:
- a CDS encoding sensor histidine kinase has translation MEIEKSIAALCRYYTDLRREDVRYLEGMSVVLKTLANLQDADVFIDCPTREGDAIVVAEAKPDYVPSSYRKTVVGLLAKPQNEPAVARTLRLGVATKQMKALTQENTHVIQTVEPINNEGRIIGVLICEQRVDEERTQNSETLHFSTKSYRKIARAITHMTADDVWLTECIDEALVLVDKNGVVSYRNSLAEKLYKKLGFVKDILGQQYKNISLVSAEPPEEDDGGMTETQVSVGELYLAVRRIALNPGKDHSFALVVRDITEQKEREKEIILKSVAIQEMHHRVKNNLQTVASLLRLQIRRASDHETRKVLQESMNRILTIAVTHEILSQVGVDSVNLGEVIVNIRNNTMRYFADSGNNAKVEVTLEGDDFKVDANTATSIALVVNELLQNSLEHGFNDRESGMVRIVTKKGELYSSIQVIDNGCGFDTKDKTKVNLGLNIVKALVKDKLGGSFTLNSDGGGTRAEFDFKII, from the coding sequence ATGGAAATAGAGAAAAGCATTGCGGCGCTGTGCCGCTATTATACTGATTTAAGAAGAGAAGACGTCCGTTATCTTGAAGGAATGTCGGTTGTGCTGAAAACGCTTGCCAACCTCCAGGATGCGGACGTTTTTATTGACTGCCCGACAAGGGAGGGGGACGCGATAGTCGTCGCCGAAGCGAAGCCTGACTACGTGCCGTCCTCCTACCGCAAAACCGTTGTCGGGCTGCTTGCCAAACCGCAGAACGAGCCGGCTGTCGCAAGAACCCTGCGCCTCGGCGTTGCCACAAAACAGATGAAAGCCCTGACACAGGAGAATACCCACGTTATACAGACGGTTGAGCCGATAAACAACGAGGGGCGCATAATCGGCGTCCTTATCTGCGAGCAGCGTGTTGACGAAGAACGTACCCAAAACAGCGAAACGCTGCACTTCTCAACAAAAAGCTACAGAAAAATAGCCCGTGCCATAACCCACATGACGGCGGACGACGTCTGGCTTACGGAATGTATAGACGAAGCGCTTGTCCTTGTTGACAAAAACGGCGTGGTTTCCTACCGCAACTCGCTTGCGGAAAAGCTGTACAAAAAGCTCGGCTTTGTCAAAGACATACTCGGACAGCAGTACAAAAATATCTCGCTTGTTTCCGCGGAACCTCCCGAAGAAGACGACGGGGGAATGACAGAAACGCAGGTAAGCGTCGGCGAACTGTATCTCGCAGTCCGCAGAATAGCCCTGAACCCCGGGAAAGACCACAGCTTTGCGCTTGTTGTCAGGGACATTACAGAACAGAAAGAAAGAGAAAAAGAAATAATCCTCAAATCCGTTGCCATACAGGAAATGCACCACCGTGTAAAAAACAATCTGCAGACCGTTGCAAGCCTTCTGCGGCTTCAAATCAGGCGTGCGTCAGACCATGAAACGCGCAAGGTTCTTCAGGAAAGCATGAACAGAATACTGACGATAGCCGTTACGCACGAAATTCTGTCGCAGGTCGGCGTTGACAGCGTAAATTTAGGCGAAGTCATAGTAAATATCCGCAACAACACAATGAGATACTTCGCGGACAGCGGAAACAACGCAAAAGTGGAAGTAACGCTTGAGGGCGATGATTTCAAAGTTGACGCCAACACAGCCACCTCCATCGCACTTGTTGTCAACGAACTGCTGCAAAACTCCCTCGAACACGGCTTCAACGACAGGGAAAGCGGCATGGTACGCATAGTAACGAAAAAGGGCGAACTGTACTCGTCCATACAGGTTATAGACAACGGCTGCGGATTTGACACAAAAGACAAAACAAAAGTCAACCTTGGGCTCAACATTGTCAAGGCTCTTGTAAAAGACAAACTTGGCGGCAGCTTTACGCTGAACTCAGACGGCGGCGGAACCCGCGCCGAATTTGACTTTAAAATCATATAA